The segment AAACGATCCGGCATTTAATAATCCTACAAAAAGGGTAGGGAAAATATATAATAAAGAACAAGCTGATAAATTAGCTGCTGAAAAAAAATGGGTTTTTAAAGAAGAAGTAAAAACTCGTAGTGGTTGGAGAAGGGTTGTTCCATCACCAAAACCAATTAAAATAATGAACGAAAAAGTAATTGAAAATTTAGCAAGGCAGGGTATTATTGTAATTGCTTCAGGCGGCGGCGGGGTACCTGTATATATTGATGAACAAGAAAGAGTCAGACCTTCTGAGGCGGTAATTGATAAAGATCTTGCTTCAGCTTTAATGGGAGCAAGGATAAATGCTGATGAATTTTATATTTTAACAGATGTCCCATATGTTTATATCAATTACAAAAAACCTGATGAAAAAAAATTAGAATTTTTAGATAAATTTGATACTGAAAAATATCTTGAACAAGGTATGTTTGCCGAAGGTAGTATGGCGCCAAAAATACGTGCCTGCCTTCAATTTATAGAACA is part of the Bacteroidales bacterium genome and harbors:
- the arcC gene encoding carbamate kinase, coding for MKKLAVVALGGNALLRSDQAGTIEEQELNTTNTLENLVYLIKEGYDIVISHGNGPQVGNILMRNDAGEEIYNIPQMPLDICVADSQGGIGYMIERILKNVLKKHNIEKEIVTLVTQVIVDKNDPAFNNPTKRVGKIYNKEQADKLAAEKKWVFKEEVKTRSGWRRVVPSPKPIKIMNEKVIENLARQGIIVIASGGGGVPVYIDEQERVRPSEAVIDKDLASALMGARINADEFYILTDVPYVYINYKKPDEKKLEFLDKFDTEKYLEQGMFAEGSMAPKIRACLQFIEQGGKKSVITEATKLEDKTYGTKITMKYED